One stretch of Candidatus Binatia bacterium DNA includes these proteins:
- a CDS encoding spermidine synthase, with product MRAAVVTLLFFLSGFTGLVYEVIWARYLALLLGSTAHAQVGVLAVFMAGLALGSSWWGARADRSIRPLRLYGFLEVAVAVGAAGFALGFPLWSEVYWSLLAIAPPPHPMAKLVPAATCVLAMAVPTVCMGGTLPVLTKALGWSREGFGRGVAWLYAINSLGAALGAAAAGFVLVPRWGLDAPFFAAAGLNLLVGLVAIGVDRPSAARGAARAAGPSPAGLPETQWIWGYRSLIPMVAAASGAVAMTYEVVWIRLCSLSLGSSTYAFSIMLCAFILGIAAGGLVYTLWAPARRRPLQFFIGASLASVAILLACLPFYERLPFLAARLLWAARQSGWGFAEYQLANLGFWIAVMFPLTFTSGLTFPALAHAAAQVMPGHGRPVGVVLAANTLGTIAGTVFAGLYALPWLGLRGTFLLAAAMTIAVVAALVLADRRRPWFQRAAAASPIVALFVAYLWMVPAWDLRLLVAGEFRRHEGIGPDISFADYRADFAQELLYYRDGATGTVTVEKTAEDVILRVNGKSDASALGDRETQLLMGHLGPLVLGNARRVLVIGYGSGMTVGAIARHPVEAVDVVEISPEVLEAAQWFRPWIHDVTGDDRVRIHIEDARTFLFRTPYQYDLIVSEPSNPWVAGVSNLFTREFFAQARQRLSPRGILLQWFHTYETNDDTVRLVLRAAVEQFPDVRLFQSNHADFFLVASMEPRRLDREATRAAWAHASDLASVGLTQWETVLTLETAQRPSLLALAGDGPVHTDRRPLLDFWAAEAFYAGEEASLLYQARFPSHEGRLLPFDQVPVGAFREWARYAQRYHMLGQRAHIRLLVAWLAREPLDPWLQQVGAEFLRVYSRDFFVMQELVAAVQRDGVTQHDRLAGLFGILKIGPQPVNERFLEMLRPLVLDGAGARRDIGLELELAELYLAAQAFDRAIEILDSSEGLRVMADSAELSRRACIRAQALGGLGRIAEALVALARCQPTDPAERQRVEHQRRLWQMRVTSLPAAAP from the coding sequence ATGCGGGCTGCCGTAGTGACACTGCTGTTCTTTCTCTCGGGCTTTACGGGCCTGGTCTACGAGGTCATTTGGGCGCGCTACTTGGCGTTGTTGCTGGGCAGTACGGCGCACGCCCAAGTCGGCGTTCTCGCCGTGTTCATGGCTGGGCTCGCATTGGGCAGTTCCTGGTGGGGGGCGAGGGCCGACCGCAGCATCCGCCCTTTGCGCTTGTACGGCTTTTTGGAAGTGGCGGTGGCTGTGGGGGCGGCGGGCTTTGCACTGGGATTTCCACTGTGGAGCGAGGTGTATTGGTCGCTGCTGGCCATCGCACCTCCGCCACACCCGATGGCCAAACTCGTTCCAGCCGCCACCTGCGTGCTGGCCATGGCGGTGCCGACGGTCTGCATGGGCGGCACATTGCCTGTGCTGACCAAAGCCCTCGGATGGAGCCGCGAGGGCTTTGGCCGCGGTGTGGCCTGGTTGTATGCGATCAACAGTCTCGGAGCGGCGCTGGGCGCCGCCGCCGCGGGGTTTGTGCTGGTGCCGCGCTGGGGTCTGGACGCACCGTTTTTCGCCGCGGCGGGGCTCAACTTGCTGGTGGGGCTCGTCGCAATCGGCGTGGATCGCCCTTCGGCGGCGCGGGGCGCGGCCCGCGCCGCGGGCCCGAGTCCAGCCGGTCTTCCGGAAACCCAATGGATTTGGGGGTACCGTTCGTTGATTCCGATGGTTGCCGCGGCGTCGGGCGCGGTGGCCATGACGTACGAAGTCGTGTGGATTCGTTTGTGCAGCTTGTCCTTGGGATCCTCGACGTATGCCTTTTCCATCATGCTGTGCGCATTTATTCTCGGCATTGCAGCGGGCGGACTGGTGTACACCCTCTGGGCGCCGGCACGCCGAAGGCCGCTTCAGTTTTTCATCGGCGCGTCGCTTGCCAGCGTAGCGATTTTGTTAGCCTGCTTGCCATTTTACGAGCGACTTCCGTTTCTCGCAGCACGATTGTTGTGGGCGGCCCGCCAATCCGGCTGGGGCTTTGCCGAATACCAATTGGCGAACTTGGGGTTTTGGATCGCGGTGATGTTTCCGCTGACGTTCACCAGCGGCCTCACCTTCCCGGCGTTGGCGCACGCGGCGGCGCAAGTCATGCCGGGACACGGCCGGCCGGTTGGAGTGGTGCTGGCCGCCAACACTCTGGGCACGATCGCGGGCACGGTCTTCGCGGGCTTGTATGCGTTGCCCTGGTTGGGCTTGCGAGGAACTTTCCTGCTCGCTGCCGCGATGACCATCGCTGTCGTTGCAGCGCTGGTTCTTGCCGATCGCCGGCGCCCATGGTTTCAGCGGGCGGCCGCGGCCTCTCCGATCGTGGCACTGTTCGTCGCCTACTTGTGGATGGTTCCCGCCTGGGATTTGCGCCTGCTCGTGGCGGGAGAATTCCGCCGCCACGAAGGCATCGGCCCCGATATCTCGTTTGCCGATTACCGGGCCGATTTTGCCCAGGAACTTCTGTACTATCGCGACGGGGCGACCGGCACGGTAACGGTGGAAAAAACCGCCGAAGACGTCATCTTGCGGGTGAACGGCAAGTCGGACGCATCGGCGCTGGGCGACCGGGAGACGCAATTGCTCATGGGGCATCTCGGGCCGCTCGTGCTGGGAAACGCCCGGCGCGTGCTCGTGATTGGATACGGCAGTGGCATGACGGTCGGAGCGATCGCGCGCCACCCCGTCGAAGCGGTGGACGTTGTGGAAATCTCGCCGGAGGTCCTCGAAGCGGCGCAGTGGTTCCGTCCGTGGATCCATGACGTAACGGGAGACGATCGCGTGCGCATTCACATCGAAGATGCGCGCACGTTCTTGTTCCGAACGCCGTACCAGTACGACCTGATTGTCAGCGAGCCGTCCAATCCCTGGGTGGCGGGGGTGAGTAACTTGTTTACCCGCGAGTTCTTTGCGCAGGCGCGGCAACGGTTGTCGCCGCGGGGCATTTTGCTGCAATGGTTTCACACGTACGAAACCAACGACGACACGGTGCGTCTGGTGTTGCGCGCGGCGGTGGAACAGTTTCCGGACGTGCGGTTGTTCCAAAGCAACCACGCCGACTTTTTTCTCGTTGCCTCGATGGAGCCGCGCCGGCTGGATCGTGAAGCCACACGCGCAGCTTGGGCGCACGCGTCGGACTTGGCGAGTGTCGGACTTACGCAATGGGAAACCGTACTGACCTTGGAAACCGCGCAACGACCGAGTTTGCTTGCCCTGGCTGGGGACGGACCGGTGCATACCGATCGGCGCCCCCTTCTCGACTTCTGGGCCGCGGAAGCATTTTATGCCGGTGAGGAGGCTTCGTTGCTTTACCAGGCTCGTTTCCCCAGCCATGAGGGGCGTTTGCTGCCGTTCGACCAAGTCCCGGTCGGCGCGTTCCGCGAGTGGGCGCGGTACGCGCAGCGCTACCACATGCTCGGGCAGCGCGCGCACATCCGACTGCTCGTCGCATGGCTCGCGCGAGAACCCTTGGATCCGTGGCTCCAGCAAGTGGGTGCCGAGTTCTTGCGGGTGTATTCCCGCGACTTTTTCGTGATGCAAGAACTGGTGGCTGCCGTGCAACGCGACGGTGTGACCCAGCACGATCGCTTGGCCGGATTGTTCGGGATCCTCAAAATTGGCCCGCAGCCCGTGAACGAACGCTTTCTCGAGATGCTGAGGCCCCTCGTACTCGACGGCGCAGGCGCACGCCGTGACATCGGCCTCGAACTCGAACTTGCCGAGCTGTATTTGGCCGCGCAGGCGTTCGACCGTGCCATAGAAATCCTCGACTCGAGCGAAGGCCTGCGGGTGATGGCCGATTCGGCAGAACTGTCGCGGCGGGCCTGTATCCGCGCCCAGGCCCTAGGGGGTTTAGGGCGCATCGCGGAGGCGCTCGTCGCGTTGGCACGCTGCCAGCCTACCGACCCGGCGGAGCGACAGCGGGTCGAACACCAGCGTCGCCTCTGGCAAATGCGTGTGACGTCGTTGCCGGCCGCCGCGCCTTGA
- the metH gene encoding methionine synthase, which yields MQADERVAALRRALEQRILVLDGAMGTAIQSFGLSAGDFGGPQFEGCNEHLVCTRPDVIEAIHRGYLEAGADIIETNTFGGTRLVLGEYGLQDRVHEINFRAAELARRAANAYSTADWPRFVAGSMGPGTKTISLTGGVTFDQVRELFAEQARALVEGGVDLLYLETQQDTLNVKAALFGIEDAFAQLGRAVPVVLSVSIETMGTMLAGQSIEALYASVAHRDLFAIGMNCATGPDFMTDHLRVLAEISRFPISVYPNAGLPDENGHYHESPADLARKVERFCAAGWVNIIGGCCGTTKEHIRLLAEVARRHAPRRASVPRRCVVSGIEALVIDEDTRPILVGERTNVLGSRHFKKLIAEGAWEMAVEVARNQVRKGAHVVDVCLQDPDRNEVEDVRRFFEVLVKAVKVPIMIDSTDPAVVEEALKRTPGKSIINSINLEDGEARLARVVPLARAYGAALVVGCIDEDKVQAQAITKERKLAIALRAYELLTRKYGVPPEDIFFDALVFPVGTGDPNYIGSGAETIEGIRAIKQALPECKTILGISNVSFGLPPAGREVLNSVFLYHAVQAGLDLAIVNTEKLERYPAIPEEERRLAEDLIWWRGPDPIGAFTAHFRAKAPQEKKPRNENLSLDERLARYIVEGSRDGLFADLDEALRTRSPLEIINGPLMAGMDEVGRLFADNKLIVAEVLQSAEVMKAAVAYLEPHMEKTATSLRGTIVLATVKGDVHDIGKNLVDIILSNNGFRIVNLGINVPPHELIRAYREHQPDAIGLSGLLVRSAQMMVTTGQELKEAGIRCPILVGGAALSNQFTRTRIAPAYEGLVAYARDAMTGLDLAKQVVDPEKRAELERRLREETARLLGQGGARATPPVSQPVAKRSNVQPLADVPLPPDLKLHVVDNYDLDTIFEYINPKMLYNRHLGYQGDFEAALERGERTARELAQRVLEVQAFMVRHPELRARAVYRFFRVASEGNRLHVLTSDGSRVVATFRFGRQSDPPYLCLSDYVWPAESGHADYLCMFATTIGPDVRPIAEEWKAQGDYLRCHILQVLALEGAEAFAELLHKKIREMWGFPDPPSTTKKDLFQAKYRGRRYSFGYPACPRLEDQEILFELLAVTEHIGVRLTQGFMMDPEGSVSALVFHHPQAQYFRLSQSDIERLEHEIEAERTGRGAEDRTVQATYTET from the coding sequence ATGCAGGCGGACGAACGGGTAGCCGCATTACGCCGAGCGTTGGAGCAACGCATTCTTGTGCTCGACGGTGCCATGGGCACCGCGATCCAAAGCTTTGGTTTGTCTGCCGGCGACTTCGGGGGCCCGCAGTTCGAGGGGTGTAACGAACACTTGGTGTGCACGCGGCCCGACGTCATCGAAGCGATCCATCGCGGCTATCTCGAAGCCGGGGCCGACATCATTGAAACCAACACCTTTGGCGGAACTCGCTTGGTGCTCGGAGAATACGGCCTGCAAGACCGTGTGCATGAAATCAACTTCCGTGCCGCCGAGCTCGCGCGGCGCGCCGCGAACGCGTACAGCACAGCCGATTGGCCGCGCTTTGTGGCCGGCTCGATGGGCCCAGGGACAAAGACGATTTCGCTGACCGGCGGTGTCACCTTCGACCAAGTGCGCGAACTTTTCGCGGAACAAGCACGAGCGTTGGTCGAAGGCGGGGTGGACCTCCTGTATCTCGAAACACAACAGGATACGTTGAACGTCAAGGCCGCACTCTTCGGCATCGAGGACGCCTTTGCCCAGTTGGGCCGAGCAGTGCCCGTGGTCTTGTCTGTGTCCATCGAAACCATGGGGACCATGCTTGCCGGCCAATCTATCGAGGCCTTGTACGCTTCGGTGGCACACCGGGACCTGTTTGCCATCGGCATGAATTGCGCGACCGGCCCGGACTTCATGACCGACCACTTGCGCGTGCTTGCGGAAATTTCTCGCTTTCCGATTTCGGTGTACCCCAATGCGGGCCTTCCGGACGAAAACGGGCATTACCACGAGTCGCCCGCCGACCTCGCCCGCAAAGTGGAGCGCTTCTGTGCCGCCGGGTGGGTCAACATCATTGGCGGGTGTTGTGGAACAACGAAGGAGCACATCCGATTGCTCGCCGAGGTGGCCAGGCGCCATGCCCCGCGGCGTGCGAGTGTACCCCGTCGCTGTGTCGTCTCCGGGATCGAAGCCCTGGTCATTGACGAGGATACCCGCCCGATCCTCGTGGGCGAACGGACCAACGTGCTCGGAAGCCGCCACTTCAAGAAGCTGATCGCGGAAGGGGCGTGGGAAATGGCCGTCGAAGTGGCGCGCAATCAAGTGCGCAAGGGCGCACACGTCGTGGACGTGTGCTTGCAAGATCCCGATCGCAACGAAGTGGAAGATGTCCGCCGATTCTTCGAGGTGCTGGTGAAGGCGGTCAAAGTGCCGATCATGATCGATTCGACCGACCCGGCGGTCGTCGAGGAGGCCCTCAAACGCACGCCGGGGAAGTCCATTATCAACTCGATCAACTTGGAAGACGGAGAAGCCCGTCTGGCACGCGTGGTGCCGTTGGCTCGCGCGTACGGGGCTGCGCTCGTGGTTGGCTGCATCGACGAGGACAAGGTGCAAGCACAAGCCATCACCAAGGAGCGCAAGCTCGCCATTGCCTTGCGCGCATACGAGCTGCTGACCCGCAAGTACGGCGTACCCCCCGAAGATATTTTCTTCGATGCGCTGGTGTTTCCAGTGGGCACCGGCGATCCGAACTACATTGGTTCCGGGGCAGAAACCATCGAAGGTATCCGTGCGATCAAGCAAGCGCTGCCGGAGTGCAAAACGATCCTGGGAATTTCCAATGTGTCCTTCGGGCTTCCACCGGCTGGTCGGGAAGTCCTGAATTCGGTGTTCTTGTACCACGCGGTGCAGGCCGGGCTCGATCTGGCCATCGTCAACACGGAAAAGCTCGAGCGTTACCCCGCTATCCCCGAGGAAGAGCGGCGACTCGCCGAGGACTTGATTTGGTGGCGCGGGCCGGACCCCATAGGCGCCTTCACCGCGCATTTTCGTGCCAAAGCGCCACAAGAAAAAAAGCCGCGGAACGAAAACTTGTCGCTCGACGAGCGGCTGGCACGGTACATTGTCGAAGGTTCGCGGGACGGCTTGTTTGCGGACCTCGACGAAGCTTTGCGCACACGCTCTCCGCTGGAGATCATCAACGGGCCGTTGATGGCTGGAATGGACGAAGTGGGGCGGCTGTTCGCCGACAACAAACTCATCGTGGCCGAGGTGCTGCAGTCGGCGGAGGTCATGAAGGCTGCGGTGGCGTATTTGGAACCGCACATGGAGAAAACCGCCACCTCTCTGCGGGGCACGATCGTGCTGGCCACCGTCAAGGGCGACGTCCACGACATTGGCAAAAACCTCGTGGACATTATTCTCAGCAACAATGGTTTTCGCATCGTCAACTTGGGCATCAACGTTCCTCCGCACGAGTTGATTCGCGCCTACCGGGAGCACCAGCCCGATGCGATCGGATTGTCCGGCCTGCTGGTGCGTTCGGCGCAAATGATGGTGACGACGGGACAGGAGCTCAAAGAAGCCGGCATTCGCTGCCCGATTTTGGTGGGCGGGGCTGCCCTCTCCAACCAGTTCACCCGCACGCGCATCGCGCCCGCTTACGAGGGTCTCGTGGCTTACGCGCGCGACGCGATGACCGGACTCGACCTCGCCAAACAAGTTGTGGACCCGGAGAAGCGCGCGGAGCTCGAGCGCCGCTTGCGCGAAGAGACGGCGCGCTTACTTGGCCAGGGGGGCGCGCGCGCGACACCGCCGGTGTCACAGCCGGTGGCCAAGCGTTCGAACGTGCAACCGCTGGCCGATGTGCCCTTGCCGCCGGACCTCAAACTTCACGTGGTGGACAACTACGATCTCGACACGATCTTCGAGTACATCAACCCGAAGATGCTCTATAACCGCCACCTGGGTTATCAGGGTGATTTCGAAGCAGCTCTCGAACGCGGGGAGCGCACCGCACGGGAACTGGCACAACGCGTCCTGGAAGTGCAAGCGTTCATGGTCCGGCACCCTGAGTTACGTGCCCGGGCCGTGTACCGCTTCTTTCGCGTAGCGAGCGAAGGAAACCGCCTGCACGTGCTGACCAGCGATGGCAGCCGCGTGGTCGCCACATTCCGATTCGGGCGGCAATCCGATCCGCCGTACCTTTGCCTTTCGGACTATGTGTGGCCCGCGGAATCGGGCCATGCGGACTACCTGTGCATGTTTGCGACGACGATTGGTCCGGACGTGCGCCCAATTGCCGAAGAGTGGAAGGCACAGGGCGACTACTTGCGTTGCCACATTTTGCAAGTGCTGGCGCTAGAGGGGGCGGAGGCATTTGCGGAATTGCTGCACAAGAAAATTCGCGAAATGTGGGGATTCCCCGACCCCCCGAGCACGACCAAAAAGGATCTTTTTCAAGCGAAGTATCGCGGGCGCCGTTATTCGTTTGGATACCCCGCATGCCCGCGCCTCGAAGACCAGGAAATTTTGTTCGAGCTCCTCGCGGTGACGGAGCACATCGGGGTGCGCCTGACGCAAGGGTTCATGATGGACCCAGAAGGCTCGGTGAGTGCACTGGTGTTCCATCACCCGCAAGCACAGTACTTTCGCTTGTCGCAAAGCGACATCGAGCGATTGGAACACGAAATCGAAGCCGAGCGCACGGGGCGCGGAGCGGAAGATCGGACCGTCCAGGCCACCTATACCGAGACCTGA